The DNA sequence TCGCCGACCACCCGGCCGGCGGCGAGCACCTGCCGGCCGCGCAGGAACGTGTCGGTGACCCGGGCGGTCATCTTGAAACCCTCGAACGGGGTGTACTCCTGCGTCGACTCGGAGTCCTGGGCCCGGACGACCCACGGGGTGCCCTCCTCGACCAGGCAGAGGTCGGCGTCGTAGCCCTCGGCGAGCGCGCCCTTGGCGGTCAGGCCGAACCGTCGCGCCGGGTTCCACGACGTCAGCTGCGCGACCCGCTGGTGCGACAGGCCCCGTCGGGCCGCCTCGGTGAGCAGGCCGGGCAGCAGGTACTCGGCACCGCCGAAGCCGGACTTGGCCACGAAGATGTCGTCCCGGGGCTCGCCGAACTTCTGCTCGTCGCGGCAGCAGGCGTGGTCGCTGACCACCCAGTCGATCTCGCCGTCGAGTACGTGTGTCCACAGTGCCTCGACGTCGTCGCGCGGCCGCAGCGGCGGGTTGACCTTGCCGCCGAGCCCGTGTGCGGTGGTGATGTCGGCGACCAGGTGCCCGATGGTGACCTCCCGGCGGAAGTCGATGTGCGGGAACGCCCGCGCCATGCGCAATGCCGCGTCGACCGCCTTCGCCGACGACAGGTGCAGCAGGTTGATGTTCGGCAGGCCGGTCTCGTGCGCCAGGTAGGCGGCGATCGACACCGCCAGCCCTTCGGAGTGCGGCGGCCGGGAGGCGTGGTAGGCGGCCAGCCCGGACAGTGTGCCCTCCTCCTCGACCAGCTTCGTGTACGCGCTCATGATCTCGGCGGTCTCGCAGTGCAGCGACAGCGAGATCTGGTCGGCCAGGTCGGGGAACCGTTCCCGGACCGCCTGTACGCCCCGCATGACGAACTCGAAGTGCGCGTAGTCGTAGCGCTCGCCCTCGGGGATCATCAGGAACGAGTTCTGGTCGGCGGAGCGGCCGTGCAGGCCGTGGCTGCCGTAGAACATGAAGATCTTGAACGAGGTGACCCCGGACTCGACCAGGTGGGGGAGTTCGGAGATGTGTTCCCGCGACATCGGCGCGAGGTGGAAGGCGTAGTCGACGTACGACCGGCCGTCCGCCGCCGCCAGCACCTCGGGGAAGAAGTCGGCGTACGCGCCGCCCCGGTTCAGGTAGTACTGGCCGGTCCGCATGTAGTTCAGTGCGGTCGTCACCCCGCCCTGCGCGCTGGCGCGGCTCTCCGACGCGGTGTCCTCCGGCAGCGGGTTGTAGATCCCCCAGTGCTGGTGGGCGTCGACGACGCCGGGGAAGGCGAGTTTGCCGCCGCCGTCCACCACCGACCTCGCGGTGGCGGGATCGATCCCGGGCGCGATCCGCGCGATCCGGCCGTCGACCACGCCGATGTCGGCCAGCCCGGGTTCGGCGCTGTCGTGCCGGACCACCCGTACGTTGCGCAGCAACAGTTCGAACGCCGTCATGGTGTCTCCTCAAGGTCGATGACCGGACCCGCGGCCAGGGCCATCAGTACGTCGATTCCGGCCGCCCGGTCGAGGCGGGCGACCTCCGCTTCGATCAGTTCCACGGTCGCGGCCGGCAGCCGGCCCGCGACGTTGTCCCGGAACTTCGTCGCCAGTTCCGCGTCGGACAGCGGCCGGTCCGGCCCGCCCCGGTTGGTGAGCACCTCCTCGACCCATTCCGCGCCGTCGCGGGTGCGGACCCGCAGCACGGCCGGGAACTGGTTCGGGAAGATGGCGTCGCACCGCTCGTCGGGCACCACCTCGACCCGGGCCATCAACGCCCGGCGGCGCGGATCCCGGGCCAGGTCGTCGGTGAAGTCGCCGAGCCCCACACCCAGCCCGCCGCCGCCGAGCAGCCCGGCTACGACCGCGTACGGGCCGCTGAACTGCGCCTGGTAGCCGGTCTCCGGCGCCCGCTTGACCTCGATCGGCTGCCCGATCGTGCGGATCACCGCGGTCGGCGCGCCGAGCGTGATCGTCTCGATGTCGTCGACGTCCAGCCCCCGGGCGCGCAGCGCCGTCGCGGCGTCGATCGCCGCGTGCGTGAAGTGGTTCGCCGGGTACGGCTTGAAGAAGATCCCGGGCACCGACCAGTCGGTGCCGAGTCCGTCGGTGACCGCCGTCGGGTCGTACTCGCCGCGCAGGAACGCCTCGAAGAAGCCGAACCGCCCCTCCAGCACCGTCGGCGGGCCGGTGATCCCGTGCCGGGCCAGCAGTGCCGCGCTCACCGCCGAGTGCGCCGACCATCCACAGTGGATGCGCTTGACGGTGCCGCCGGTGCGGTTCGCCTCGATCAGCCCGGACGCCATCGACGCGGCGACGCCGAGCGAGTCCAGGATGCCGTCGGCGGAGAGCCCGAGCAGCCGGGCCGCGGCGACCGCGCCGCCGAGCGCCCCGCAGATCGAGGTGGCGTGCTGCCCGTGCTCGAAGAAGACCGAGTTGCCGGCCTTGAGGTCGTAGCCGGCCATGCCGAGGCGTACGCAGACCTCCAGGCCCACCGCGACCGCGGCGACGGTGTCCCGGCCGGACGCCCCGGCCAGTTCGGCGGCGGCCAGCGCGGCCGGCACCACTGCCGCGCTCGGGTGCAGCACCGACGGCAGGTGGGTGTCGTCGTAGTCCAGCGAGTGCGCCAGCACCCCGTTGCCGAACGCGGCCAGCGCCGCCGGCACCGGCTCGGCCAGCCCGATCACCCGGGCCTGCCCACGGCCGCCCTGCTCGGCGACGTACGCCAGCGCGGCCCGGCTGGTCGGCAGCGGACCGGCCGCGACGCACAGCCCGAGGATGTCCAGGATCCGCTTGCGGACGCTGTCGACGACCGGCCCGGGCAGCGTGTCGTAGCCGGTGCCGGCGGCGAAGTCGGCGAGCCTCCGGGCCAGGGTCTCAGCCACGGGAGACCACCGCCAGCGGTCGGACCGGCGAGCCGGTGGCGCCGAACAGCGGCAGCGGCGCCAGGACGAAGGTGAACTCGTGCACCCCGGCGGCGGCGATCCCGTCGAGGTCCATCGCCTCGATCAGATAGATGCCGTGCTCGACCAGCAGGATCCGGTGCGCCGGCAGCGAACTGTGTCCGGCGCCAGGGGCGAGCCGTTCGAAGGCGATGGTGTCGGCGCCGGCGGCGTGCACCCGCCGGTCGGCGAGCCACCGGGCGCCGTCCGCGCCGACCCCGGGTACGCCGGAGTCGTGCCCGACGTACCTGGTCCGGTCCGGATCGTCGAAGTGCCGGCCCCACCCGGTGCGGATCAGCGCCACGTCGCCGGCCCCGACCGGCGTGCCCTGGTGGGCCACCGTCGCGTCGAGGTCGTCGGGGGTGATCTCGTACCCGGCCGGGCTGGACTCCTGCCCGAGCGCGGCCGGTACGTCCAGCAGCACGCCCCGGCGGACCATCGGCGCGATCGTGTGCGCGCCGAGTTCGACGTACCGGCCGCCGGCCCCGGCCGCCGCCGCGTCGGCGCCGCCGTGCAGCCGGCCGTCCTGCGAGACGTGGGCCAGCGCGTCGACGTGCGTGCCGACGTGGGTGCCCATCACGAGCAGGTCGTTGGCCGCGGAACCGCCGTCGGCGCGCACCATGTCGCCGTGCCGGCGGGGCAGGGTGAGCAGGAACGCCGGATGGTTCGGCGACTGCGGCATGCCGAAGAAGAGCCGCCGGCCGAGGTCGTAGACCTCGACCCCGTCCTTCACGGCGGCGAGCAGGCGGTCGGTCGTGGTGGTGTGGCTGGTCGCGGTCACGGTTCCTCGCGTTTCTGTACGTCGCGT is a window from the Polymorphospora rubra genome containing:
- a CDS encoding dihydroorotase; protein product: MTAFELLLRNVRVVRHDSAEPGLADIGVVDGRIARIAPGIDPATARSVVDGGGKLAFPGVVDAHQHWGIYNPLPEDTASESRASAQGGVTTALNYMRTGQYYLNRGGAYADFFPEVLAAADGRSYVDYAFHLAPMSREHISELPHLVESGVTSFKIFMFYGSHGLHGRSADQNSFLMIPEGERYDYAHFEFVMRGVQAVRERFPDLADQISLSLHCETAEIMSAYTKLVEEEGTLSGLAAYHASRPPHSEGLAVSIAAYLAHETGLPNINLLHLSSAKAVDAALRMARAFPHIDFRREVTIGHLVADITTAHGLGGKVNPPLRPRDDVEALWTHVLDGEIDWVVSDHACCRDEQKFGEPRDDIFVAKSGFGGAEYLLPGLLTEAARRGLSHQRVAQLTSWNPARRFGLTAKGALAEGYDADLCLVEEGTPWVVRAQDSESTQEYTPFEGFKMTARVTDTFLRGRQVLAAGRVVGEPTGRYVSRSGR
- a CDS encoding MmgE/PrpD family protein, translated to MAETLARRLADFAAGTGYDTLPGPVVDSVRKRILDILGLCVAAGPLPTSRAALAYVAEQGGRGQARVIGLAEPVPAALAAFGNGVLAHSLDYDDTHLPSVLHPSAAVVPAALAAAELAGASGRDTVAAVAVGLEVCVRLGMAGYDLKAGNSVFFEHGQHATSICGALGGAVAAARLLGLSADGILDSLGVAASMASGLIEANRTGGTVKRIHCGWSAHSAVSAALLARHGITGPPTVLEGRFGFFEAFLRGEYDPTAVTDGLGTDWSVPGIFFKPYPANHFTHAAIDAATALRARGLDVDDIETITLGAPTAVIRTIGQPIEVKRAPETGYQAQFSGPYAVVAGLLGGGGLGVGLGDFTDDLARDPRRRALMARVEVVPDERCDAIFPNQFPAVLRVRTRDGAEWVEEVLTNRGGPDRPLSDAELATKFRDNVAGRLPAATVELIEAEVARLDRAAGIDVLMALAAGPVIDLEETP
- a CDS encoding cyclase family protein, which produces MTATSHTTTTDRLLAAVKDGVEVYDLGRRLFFGMPQSPNHPAFLLTLPRRHGDMVRADGGSAANDLLVMGTHVGTHVDALAHVSQDGRLHGGADAAAAGAGGRYVELGAHTIAPMVRRGVLLDVPAALGQESSPAGYEITPDDLDATVAHQGTPVGAGDVALIRTGWGRHFDDPDRTRYVGHDSGVPGVGADGARWLADRRVHAAGADTIAFERLAPGAGHSSLPAHRILLVEHGIYLIEAMDLDGIAAAGVHEFTFVLAPLPLFGATGSPVRPLAVVSRG